A region of the Candidatus Palauibacter scopulicola genome:
CGTCCGTGATCACGCCGCGCAGCGGGACGACCGCGACGCGTCCCCCCGCGAGAAACGACGTATTCCCCACCGTCCACCAGATGGAGAGGATCGCGCCCACGCCGAAGATGCCAAGCAGCGCGAGGAGGGCGATCACCGTGTTTCGCTTGTCGTAGGTCACGTCGCGCCGCGGTCCGTAGGTGTGGGTCCGTGGGCGGAAGCCCGACGCAACCTAGATAACATGTCCTCAACGTTCAACGGATCGCGCACGGTCAACTCGGGACGGCGCTCCCGGCTCTGCGCATCGTTTCGACGAAGCGGTTGAACAGATACCGGCTGTCGTGGGGTCCCGGAGCCGATTCGGGGTGGTACTGCACCGCGAACACCGGCCGCTCCCGGTGGACCAGCCCCTCCACCGTTCCGTCGTTCAGGTTTCGGTGCGTGATCTCGAGATCGTCTCCGCCCTCGATCCGTCCGTCCTTTTCGAGTACCGAGAAACCGTGATTCTGCGAGGTGATCTCCACGGCGCCCGTGGCGTGGTTGAGCACGGGGTGGTTCCCGCCCCGGTGCCCGTACGGCAGCTTGTAGTTCGTGCCCCCGAAGGCCCGCGCGATGAGCTGGTGTCCGAGGCAGATACCGAACAACGGGACGCCGGCGTCGCTCAGCGTGCGGATGCGCTCGACGGCGCCCGGCACGGCCTCCGGATCGCCGGGTCCGTTCGAGACGAAGACCCCGTCCGGGCGGGCGGAGAGCAACGCCTCGGCGTCCGTGTCGCACGGAACGACGCGGACACGGTATCCCTCGCGACGGAAGAGGTCGAGGCTGCGCGTCTTCACGCCGTAGTCGAGGCAGAGTACGAGACCGCGCTCCGCCGGTCCATCGAGGGGATCGAGTTCGTACGGTTCGGGCGTCGAGACGGCGGTCGCGAGGTCCCGGCCGGACATCTCCGGCTCGGCGGCCAGCCGCTCGGCGGCCCGCTGCGGCGACACCCCATCGTGCGCGATGACCGCCCGCATCGCGCCCGCATCGCGGATATGGCGCGTGAGGGCCCGGGTGTCCGCGCCGACGAGCGTCGGAATCCCGTGCGAGGCGAGGTACTCCGGCAGGGTGGAATCGGCCGGCCCGGACCCGATCTCGTGCGACAGGTGCCTCACGACGAAGCCCGCGACCCAGGGCCGCCGCGACTGAACATCGGGATCGCGGATGCCGTACACGCCCTGCATGGGGGCCGTCATGACGACGATCTGCGCGGCGAAGGAGGGGTCCGTGAGCACCTCGTGATATCCTGTCATCACCGTCGTGAAGACGGCTTCGCCGGCGGTCTCGGTCTCGGGGCCCGCGTAGGCGCCGCCAAAGCGGCGGCCATCTTCGAGCAGGAGGTATCCGGGGCGTGCTTGCGTCTCGCTCAAGTGGCGCGTCCAATGTGGCGGTTGAAGGTGCGGGGACCCGGGCATCGACCCGCGGCCCGCGTGCCGGGCGAACCCAAGCCGCGGGAGGCGCGTTGACCACCGACTCCGGAGCCGGGCGGGAGAGCGGGACCGATGCGCCGCTCGTTCATATCTTCGCCGACGAGTCCTGCCTCGGCAACCAGTTCGAGAATCGCCGGAATCCGGGGGCGGCCGCCGGTCTCATCGAACGGTTCGACGAGCGTGCCGGCTGGTATCGGCGGGACTTCGCCCACTTCGATCCGGACACGACGAACAACCGGATGGCGATCGTCTCCGGCATCGTCGGGCTGGGCGCCCTGCGGCGGGAGTGCCGCGTCGTCTTCACGAGCGACAGCCAGTATCTCGTCCGCGGAATGAAGGAGTGGGTGCACGGCTGGGCCCGCCGCGGCTGGCGTCGCAAGGGCGGGCCGATCGAGAACCTCGACCTGTGGCGGGAACTCGTGCGGGCCGCCGCGCGGCACCGGGTGGAGTGGCGCTGGACCCGGGGACACGCCAGCGACGTGAAGAACGTCTACGCGGACCACCTGGCGGTGACGGCGGCGCGGGAACGGCGCGGCACCGACGGATTCGTCCCGTCCGGGTTCGAGAGCTGGCTGGCGGAGGCGCAGGAGAAGGAGCGCTACCTCGAGTTTCTGGATCTGCCGAGCGATGCGTTCGCCGAGGATCCCCGCCCCCCCGCTACGGGCGAGGCCGCAGGCGACTGACGAGCGGCGTGCAGTTACGGACCGGGGTTCCCGCTTCCCGAGTCGGGGTTCCCTTCCCCGCCTTCCGTCCCATCGGGACCCGCGGCGTCTTCTTCGGAACCGGGGGCTGCGCCTTCTTCGGAGGGGGCCGCGCCCTCGCCGAGGTCGGGTGAGACCTCCAGGAGCGAAGCCGGCGCTTCGGGGAGGCTCTGCTGGCCGGGGAGTCCCTGACGCAGGATCGATTCGGGCGCCGCATCCGGACGGGCGGAGAGCACGGTCAGTACCAGCGAGAGGAAGAGGAAACTCCCCCCGCCGTACCAGCTCGCCTTCGTGAGCGCGTTGGCCGCCTGGCGTCCCCCCATGAAGGAGTCCGTCGAGGAGGAGGCCCCGCCGAAGGAGGCGGCGAGGCCGCCGCCTTTCGCGGACTGGAGGAGGATCATCACGCATAGCACGAGCGCGATCAGCGAAATCAATACGATCAGGAACGTGAACATCGTCTACCTGCCATGGTTGGACCGGCCGCTAAAGCTAGGGAGACCCGGGAGATGGGGCCAGTTTTGGGAGATCATCGGCCCGCCGCGCAGATCGCGGCCCAGCTGTCGGGATCGAGGCTGGCGCCGCCCACGAGCACGCCGTCCACCCCGGGGGCGGCAAGCAGCGCGTCGATGTTGGCCGGCTTGACGCTCCCGCCGTAGAGGATCACGGCCCGCTCCGCGTCGCATCCTTCCGCCCGCACGAGTTGCTCGCGGATGATCGCGTGCGCCTCGGCGGCGTCGGCCGGGCTCGCGGTGCGTCCGGTGCCGATCGCCCACACGGGCTCGTAGGCGTAGGCGAGACGGGCCCGGCCCTCGCGGCCGAGGGGCCGGAGGGCGTCCCGGATCTGCGTCTCGAGCACCGTCGCGAGCCGTCCGGCCTCGCGCTCATCGAGCGTCTCGCCCACGCACAGGACGGGGCGGAGTCCGACCTCCAGAAGGCGGACCAGCTTGCGCCCCACGTCCACGTCGGTGTCGCCGAACTCCCGCCGACGTTCCGAGTGGCCCGCCAGCCCCCAGGTGGCGCCGGTCGCCGGGACCATGGCGGCCGAGATGCCGCTCGTGTGAGCGCCCTCGACCTCGGTATGCACATCCTGCACGCCGAACTCGAGGTCCGGACGCCCGGAGGCCGCGGCAGCGAAAGCCGCCAGGCTGATGGCCGGGGGAAACACGACCACCGTCGCATCGCCGCGCGGCCCGTGGCGCGCGGCGAATCGCTCCACGAACGCCCCGGTCTCGGCGGGGCCATGGCTCATCTTCCAGTTCGCGGCGAACACGGGGGTGCGCGGCTCACTCACGGACGCCTCCTTTCGGTGAGAGCGTCGAGGCCGGGCAGGCGGCCGCTCGACAGGTACTCGAGGGCCGCTCCGCCCCCGGTGCAGACGTGCGATACGCGGTCGGAAAGCCCGGCGCGGCGAACGGCGGCCGCGGAGTCGCCGCCCCCGATGACGGTGAACCCACCCGCCGCCGTCGCCTCGGCGGCGGCTTCCGCAAGGGCGAACGTGCCCGCCGCGAACCGCGGGTCCTCGAACAGGCCCATGGGACCGTTCCAGAAGAAGGAGGCGCACCCCCGCAACGCCTCGGCGTAGCGGGCGTGGGACTCGGGCCCGATGTCCAGGGCGGCCATCCCCGGCTCGATCGCGTCGACCCGGACGCTCTCGACCTTCTCGACGCTCTCCCCCTTCCCACCCGTCCGGTCGAGGACCCGCACGTCCGCCGGCAGCCGGATCCGGCCTTCCCCCGCGGACAGGATCGAGCGGGCGAGGTCCAGCGCCGCTTCCTCGACGAGCGAGGTCCCGGTCTCGAACCCCTGTGCGCGGAGGAAGGTATTCGCCATGGCGCCGCCTACGAGGACCAGATCGGCGCGTTCCGCGAAGCGGCGCATGAGCTCGATCTTGTCGCCGATCTTGGCCCCCCCGAAGGCGACGACGAACGGGCGGCGCGGCCGCTCGAGCGCCCCCAGCGCCTCCAGTTCGCGCTCGACGAGCAGGCCCGCGCCGGAAGGGCTCAGGAGGGCGGGCACGCCCGTCGTCGAGGCGTGCGCGCGATGCAGCGTGCCGAACGCGTCATTGACGAAGAAGTCGCCGAGCCGGGCGAGGCGGCCGGCGAGCACCTCGTCGTTCGCCGTCTCCCCAGGCAGAAAGCGGGTGTTCTCGACGAGCAGCACCTGTCCGGCTTTCAGTTCGCGGCTGGCGCGGAGCGCGTCCTCGCCGTCGCACGGCGCGCAAAAGAGCACTTCGGTCCCGAGGCGGCCGGCAAGCTCGGGGGCCACGGGCGACAGCGAGAGGGCGGGATTCGGCCGACCTTCCGGTCGGCCGAGATGCGAGAGCAGCACTAGCCGGGCCTCGCGTTGCAACAGCCACAGGAGCGTCGGCAGCGACGCCTCGATGCGCGTCGCATCGGCGACCCGCCCGGCGTCGAGCGGCACGTTGTAATCGACGCGCACGAGCCCCCGCTTCCCGGCCAGGTCGGCCGGGAGGTCACGCAGAAACCTGGTCACCGGAAACGGACCGGGGGCGCCAGCAGTCCGTGGTGAACGCTAGGCCCCGACTGCGGCGGGCAGACGCTCTCCCACGAAGCTTGCCAGGTCGACGAGGCGGTTCGAATACCCCCACTCGTTGTCGTACCACGAGATGACCTTCACGAGCGTGCCGTCCATGACGGACGTCGACTGCGCGTCGACGATCGCGCTGGCCGGGTGTCCCGTGAAGTCGACGGATACGAGCGGCTCCTCGGTGTATTCGAGCACGCCGTCGAGCGGGCCCTCCGCGGCCTCGCGAAACGCGGCGTTGATCTCGCCGGCCGACGTGTCCCGCGACACGGTGGCCACGAGGTCCACGATCGACACGTCCGGCGTCGGCACGCGCATCGCCATGCCGTCGAGCTTCCCCTTGACCTGCGGGAGGACGAGACCCACGGCCTTCGCCGCCCCCGTCGTCGTGGGGATGATCGAAAGCCCGGCGGCGCGGGCGCGCCGGAGGTCCTTGTGCGGGAGGTCGAGGAGCTGCTGGCCGTTGGTGTACGCGTGAACCGTCGTCATGAGACCGCGCTCGAAGCCGAAGCGGTCGAGCAGGACCTTCACGACCGGAGCGATGCAGTTGGTCGTGCAGCTCGCGTTCGAGATCACGTCATGCCGCGCCGGGTCGTATTCGTCCGCGTTCACGCCCAGCACCAGGGTGATGTCCGGCTCGATGCCCGGCGCGGAGATGAGGACCTTCTTCGCCCCGGCGCGCAGGTGCCGCGTCGCATCCTCCCGCTTGCGGAAGATGCCCGTGGATTCGATCACGATGTCGACGTCGAGTTCGGCCCACGGGAGGTCGGCCGGGTCGCGTTCGGAGAAGACGCGCACGCGTTCTTCGCCCAACACGAGCTCGCCCCCGTCCACGCGCACCTCGCCGGGAAAGCGCCCGTGCACGGAGTCGTACTTGAACAGATGGGCGAGCGTCGCCGCATCCGTGAGGTCGTTTATCGCAACAAAATCAAGGTCCCCGCGCGGGTTCTGGAGCGCCGCGCGGAGGATGTTCCGGCCGATGCGGCCGAAACCGTTGATGGCAACCCTCACACTCATTCGGATTCCTCTCGGGAAGGATTAAGGGGGAGCAAAGTGCGCGCAAAACTAACGGTGGCCACGCTGCGGAATCCAGCCTCCGCCAGCGTCTCGGCACAGGCGATCGCGGTAGCTCCGGTCGTGAGCACATCGTCGACGATGATGGCGCTCCGACGCTCCTCCGGGAGGCCGGCACACAACCGGAAGCGACCCTGTACGTTCGCGCGGCGCAGCGCCCCCCGGACGCCGGCCTGGCGGCTGCCCCCCGGACGGCGGTCGAGGAACGGCCCCAGCGACCCGACGCCAAGTTCCGCGAGCGCACGGGCCAACTCCCCGGCCTGATTGAAACCCCGCTCCCGCTGCCGGGCCGGCGTGAGCGGCACCGGAATCAGCCAGGGCGCGACTTCGCCGAGCCGGGACGCCATCGCCTCGGCCCCGGGAGCCATGCGGGCGGCCATCCACGGGGCGAGGGAGCGCCAGCGGTCGTACTTGAGGGCGCGTACGGTCCGGGCGGCGAGGCCCTCGAAGGCGAAGGGCGCGTCGGCCGCAACCAGGATTTCGGGCCACTCCTCGCACGTCCCGCACCGCACGAGTTCGCCGGCCGCCGCCGCGAGGTTGCCGAGCCCCTGAGCGCAGCGCGGGCAGCGCGGATTCGCCAGCCGAGGGAGGCGCGACCGGCAGAGGGCGCACAGAGGCGCGCCATCCGGAGCGACGCCGCGGCGGCACCCGATGCATGCCGCGGGCACGAGCGCGTCGAAAACCGCGGCGGCCGCCCTGCCCGCGAGGAGCCGGCCGGCGCGCGCCGCGGCCTTCACGTGGTGCCCGATCCCTCCCCCGACTCCAACCCCGCCCGCCGGGCGAGTTCCGCCACGGCCGCCTCTCGCATCGCGTCGAACGGGGCCGTGCGGCCCGGGAACCAGCGTTCGAGCGAGAGCGCCGCCTGACCCACGAGCATGTCGAGCCCACCCGCAGCCCGGATTCCGAGGGCGCGGGCGTGTCGAATCCACGCCGTCTCTCCCGCCGCGTACACCATGTCGAAGGCCGCGCGGAATCGTACCCGGTCCGCGCTCCGTTCCAGTTCGAGGGGGAGCGGGTCCCCGGCGGCAAGCCCGAGGCTCGTCGAATTCAGCACGAGGTCGTACACCGCGCCGGCGTCCGGGACCGCGACCACGCGCACGGTGTCCGCCGCGCGGTTCGCGTGGGTCGAGTGCCGGGCGTCGGCGGCGTGATCGGCACTGACCGCGTGGGCCAGCACGCGGTCGCGCAGGGCGCGTGCCCGGGCCGGCGTCCGGTTGAGGACTTCGACGGACGACGCTCCGCCTTCGAGCAGCGCATGGACGGCCGCTCGGGCCGCGCCCCCGGCGCCCAGCAGGAGCACGCGCGCGCCCCGCGGGCGGAAGCCGAGGCGGGCAAGGGCGCCCTGGAGACCGCCGACATCCGTGTTGTCGCCGGCCAGTTCGCCGTCCGCTCGCCGCCACCAGCAGTTGCACGCTCCGGTCGCCCGAGCCGCGGCACTCGCCCGCGCGAGCGCCCGGGCCGCCCGAAGCTTGTGCGGGAGCGTCACATTACCACCCGCCAGATCGGCGCTCCGCATGACCCGTCCGACCTCGCCGGGAGCGGTCCGCCGGGCCACGTATTCGGCGTCGAGTGCCAGGACTTCGAAGGCCGCGCGGTGCATCGCGGGTGAGATCGAGTGCCGCACGGGATCCCCGAGGAGCGCGAAGCGCAGCGTCACGGCCCGGACCCTTCGCGCCCTCCCCGTTCTTCGTCGAGCGCGTCGAAGAGCCCCCGCATGGCGCGCGTCAGCAACTTCCGCGTCGCTTCGTATGTCTCGAGGTCTCCGCCGTACGGATCCGGGACTCCACCGCCGCTCCACTCGTCATCCGCGCGCAGGAAATCCGTCATGACGCGGACGGCCGCATCCGGGGCCAGACGCGCGGCCGCCCGGGCATGGGACGCCTCCATGCCGATGACCAGGTCGGCCCATTCGAGCAGTTCGGGCGACAGTTCGCGGGAGGCATGCCCCGCGAGGTCGAGTCCTTGCGCGGCGGCGACGGCGATCCCGGCACCCGAGGCCGGCTGGCCGGCAAACGCGAAGGTGCCCGCCGATGCGCAGGTGACCTCCGCCCACCCGCGCGCGTCCGCTTCCGCCCGCGCGATCACTTCGGCCAGCGGGCTGCGGCATATGTTGCCGGTGCAGACGAAGAGGAGGTTCATCGGAGCGCCCCGGTCACTTCGGCCGCCGGGACTGCTCCTTCCCGCAGCAGCTCGACCGCTTCCCCGGTCACGCGCACGAGGGTCGACGGGGTCGAATCCGCGAGGTCCCCCGCGTCGAGCCAACCCACTGTTCCCGCCACGGATCCGACCCCCGACAGCGCCGCGCGCACCTCCGGGCCCGTCCGTGCCGGGGGCTTCCCCGTCTCGTTCAGACTCGTGGACGTCAGCAACCCGCCGGCCCGGTCGAGGAGGCGCCGCACGACCGGATGGGGGTCGACGCGGACGGCGACGCCGGTGTCGCTGCCATCCTCGAGCACCAGGGTGAGCGGTCCAGGCCAGAAGGCGTCGGCGAGCTGGCGCGCCGCCTCCGTCCACTGTGCCCCGGGCAGCGCCCGCCGGACCGCTTTGCGGCTCGCGGCGAGCCGAATCAGCGGCCCGGGCGGCCGACGCTTGATCGCGGCGATCCGCGCGTCGACATCCGGCCACGGCCGGCCGCCCAGCCCGTACACCGTCGAGGTCGGGTGCGCCAGTACACCTCCGGCGTCGAGGTGCGCCGCCGCCCGGTCCAGCGCGTCATCCTCCGTCGCCAGCGCCCTGCCCGGCCCGACTGCCTCCCCCGGCACACCCGTCCACTCCCGCCATTTCACCACTTCGAACCCGCTCCCGCCCCTGTCTTCACAACGTCACCCGGATACCGCACTAGTTCCCCGCAGCGATCAACCCGGTCTCAATCATGGCCCGAGCAAGGGCCAGGTCGCGCGCGGTCGTGATCTTCAGGTTCGCCGGATCGCCCTCCACCGTGGAAACATCGATGCCGAGCCGCTCGCACAGCAGCGCGTCGTCGGTCATGGCGGCGGCGTCCTGCGCCTTCCAGGCGCCCGCATCATCGAGCGCGTGCGTACGGTTCAGGACCGCGGCCGGAAACCCCTGCGGCGTCTGCACACGACGGAGCCGGTCGCGCGGCACGGTCCCTTCGATCCAGCCTCCCTCGTCCACCCGCTTCACCGTGTCATCGACGGCGATCACGGGGACCACCGGGCCGCCGCGAGCCCCATCCACGACACGGGAAACGAGTTCGGCCGACACGAACGGACGCGCTCCATCGTGCACGAGCACGGTTTCGACATCCCCCGCCAGCGCCGCGGCGCCGGCCCGAACGGAATCGGCCCGGAAGACGCCGCCCGGCACGACGAGCACCCCATCGGGCAGCCAGGCCGGAGGCGACGCCACCCGCGACGGCGCCAGCACGACCACGACCCGGTCGACAGCGGAGTGGTTGACGAGCGTCCGCACCGACCAGGCGAGCACCGGCATGCCGCAGAGGTCGACGAACTGCTTGGGCCGCGACGCGCCGAAGCGATGTCCCTGCCCCGCCGCGACGACAATGGCCCCGACGCCGCGGGCGGTCGCCGGGTCTGCCGCCGGCACTAGTCGGGTTCCGGACGGCGGCTCACGGATTCGAACGCCGTGAAGGCCTTGTGGAAGTAGAGTTCGACGGTTCCGGTGGGCCCGTTGCGCTGCTTGCCCACGATGAGTTCGGCCTTCCCCGCCAATCCCCGCTCCTCCACCTCTTCCGGCTTGCGGTGCATCTCCTCCCGGAAGATGAAGAGGACGACGTCCGCATCCTGTTCGATCGCCCCCGACTCACGCAGGTCGGAGAGCCGCGGCCGGTTCCCCTCGCGCTGCTCGGGCGCCCGCGAGAGCTGCGAGAGCGCGAGGAGCGGCACCCCGACCTCCTTCGCGATCGCTTTCAACGACCGGGAGATCGCGCTGATCTCCTGCTGGCGGTTCTCGACCCGCGCCCCGCCGGACATCAGCTGCAGGTAGTCGAGCACGACGAGCCCGACGCCGACTTCCGCGTGCAGACGCCGCACCTTGGCGCGGAGTTCGATGGGCGAGATCGCGGGCGTGTCGTCGATCCAGATCGGGGCCGTGTTCAGGTGTCCGGCCCCGCTGGCGAG
Encoded here:
- the tpiA gene encoding triose-phosphate isomerase, whose product is MSEPRTPVFAANWKMSHGPAETGAFVERFAARHGPRGDATVVVFPPAISLAAFAAAASGRPDLEFGVQDVHTEVEGAHTSGISAAMVPATGATWGLAGHSERRREFGDTDVDVGRKLVRLLEVGLRPVLCVGETLDEREAGRLATVLETQIRDALRPLGREGRARLAYAYEPVWAIGTGRTASPADAAEAHAIIREQLVRAEGCDAERAVILYGGSVKPANIDALLAAPGVDGVLVGGASLDPDSWAAICAAGR
- a CDS encoding ribonuclease H; its protein translation is MTTDSGAGRESGTDAPLVHIFADESCLGNQFENRRNPGAAAGLIERFDERAGWYRRDFAHFDPDTTNNRMAIVSGIVGLGALRRECRVVFTSDSQYLVRGMKEWVHGWARRGWRRKGGPIENLDLWRELVRAAARHRVEWRWTRGHASDVKNVYADHLAVTAARERRGTDGFVPSGFESWLAEAQEKERYLEFLDLPSDAFAEDPRPPATGEAAGD
- the carA gene encoding glutamine-hydrolyzing carbamoyl-phosphate synthase small subunit; this encodes MSETQARPGYLLLEDGRRFGGAYAGPETETAGEAVFTTVMTGYHEVLTDPSFAAQIVVMTAPMQGVYGIRDPDVQSRRPWVAGFVVRHLSHEIGSGPADSTLPEYLASHGIPTLVGADTRALTRHIRDAGAMRAVIAHDGVSPQRAAERLAAEPEMSGRDLATAVSTPEPYELDPLDGPAERGLVLCLDYGVKTRSLDLFRREGYRVRVVPCDTDAEALLSARPDGVFVSNGPGDPEAVPGAVERIRTLSDAGVPLFGICLGHQLIARAFGGTNYKLPYGHRGGNHPVLNHATGAVEITSQNHGFSVLEKDGRIEGGDDLEITHRNLNDGTVEGLVHRERPVFAVQYHPESAPGPHDSRYLFNRFVETMRRAGSAVPS
- a CDS encoding phosphoglycerate kinase, with the translated sequence MTRFLRDLPADLAGKRGLVRVDYNVPLDAGRVADATRIEASLPTLLWLLQREARLVLLSHLGRPEGRPNPALSLSPVAPELAGRLGTEVLFCAPCDGEDALRASRELKAGQVLLVENTRFLPGETANDEVLAGRLARLGDFFVNDAFGTLHRAHASTTGVPALLSPSGAGLLVERELEALGALERPRRPFVVAFGGAKIGDKIELMRRFAERADLVLVGGAMANTFLRAQGFETGTSLVEEAALDLARSILSAGEGRIRLPADVRVLDRTGGKGESVEKVESVRVDAIEPGMAALDIGPESHARYAEALRGCASFFWNGPMGLFEDPRFAAGTFALAEAAAEATAAGGFTVIGGGDSAAAVRRAGLSDRVSHVCTGGGAALEYLSSGRLPGLDALTERRRP
- a CDS encoding ComF family protein; its protein translation is MKAAARAGRLLAGRAAAAVFDALVPAACIGCRRGVAPDGAPLCALCRSRLPRLANPRCPRCAQGLGNLAAAAGELVRCGTCEEWPEILVAADAPFAFEGLAARTVRALKYDRWRSLAPWMAARMAPGAEAMASRLGEVAPWLIPVPLTPARQRERGFNQAGELARALAELGVGSLGPFLDRRPGGSRQAGVRGALRRANVQGRFRLCAGLPEERRSAIIVDDVLTTGATAIACAETLAEAGFRSVATVSFARTLLPLNPSREESE
- the secG gene encoding preprotein translocase subunit SecG, which encodes MFTFLIVLISLIALVLCVMILLQSAKGGGLAASFGGASSSTDSFMGGRQAANALTKASWYGGGSFLFLSLVLTVLSARPDAAPESILRQGLPGQQSLPEAPASLLEVSPDLGEGAAPSEEGAAPGSEEDAAGPDGTEGGEGNPDSGSGNPGP
- the gap gene encoding type I glyceraldehyde-3-phosphate dehydrogenase yields the protein MSVRVAINGFGRIGRNILRAALQNPRGDLDFVAINDLTDAATLAHLFKYDSVHGRFPGEVRVDGGELVLGEERVRVFSERDPADLPWAELDVDIVIESTGIFRKREDATRHLRAGAKKVLISAPGIEPDITLVLGVNADEYDPARHDVISNASCTTNCIAPVVKVLLDRFGFERGLMTTVHAYTNGQQLLDLPHKDLRRARAAGLSIIPTTTGAAKAVGLVLPQVKGKLDGMAMRVPTPDVSIVDLVATVSRDTSAGEINAAFREAAEGPLDGVLEYTEEPLVSVDFTGHPASAIVDAQSTSVMDGTLVKVISWYDNEWGYSNRLVDLASFVGERLPAAVGA
- the ispD gene encoding 2-C-methyl-D-erythritol 4-phosphate cytidylyltransferase; protein product: MPAADPATARGVGAIVVAAGQGHRFGASRPKQFVDLCGMPVLAWSVRTLVNHSAVDRVVVVLAPSRVASPPAWLPDGVLVVPGGVFRADSVRAGAAALAGDVETVLVHDGARPFVSAELVSRVVDGARGGPVVPVIAVDDTVKRVDEGGWIEGTVPRDRLRRVQTPQGFPAAVLNRTHALDDAGAWKAQDAAAMTDDALLCERLGIDVSTVEGDPANLKITTARDLALARAMIETGLIAAGN
- a CDS encoding L-threonylcarbamoyladenylate synthase, producing MVKWREWTGVPGEAVGPGRALATEDDALDRAAAHLDAGGVLAHPTSTVYGLGGRPWPDVDARIAAIKRRPPGPLIRLAASRKAVRRALPGAQWTEAARQLADAFWPGPLTLVLEDGSDTGVAVRVDPHPVVRRLLDRAGGLLTSTSLNETGKPPARTGPEVRAALSGVGSVAGTVGWLDAGDLADSTPSTLVRVTGEAVELLREGAVPAAEVTGALR